The sequence GACGCCGAGGCGCTACCTTACATCTTCGACCTGCTTCGGCATGAAGGGCTGTGCCTCGGCGGTTCATCGGCGGTCAATATCGCCGGTGCGGTCAATCTCGCCCGCGAAATGGGTCCCGGCCACACGATTGTCACGATCCTTTGCGACTATGGCGATCGGTATAAAAGCAAACTGTACAACCCGGTATATCTGGAGAACATGGGCCTGCCAGCTCCCGACTGGATGCGCAACTAAGGCGGGGCCGACAGCGGCAAGACTGAGATCGCCGTCGTATTGTTTGCCAACGGCCGGGACTATACTGAACGTTTATTGACATCGACAGAGGCTATGCCATGGGAATAGGCACAATGGTAGTTCTGGCAGTGGCGGTATTCGCTGTGCTCTACCTGATTCTGATGTACAACGGACTGGTCAACCTCAAACACAATGTTGCCAAGCACCGCGCCAACATTGATGTGCTGCTCAAGCAGCGGAACGATGAGCTGCCGAAACTGGTAGAGACCTGCAAGCAATACATGGAATTCGAACAGGAGACGCTGGAGAAAGTTATCCGCGCGCGCTCACAAGTCGCGTCTGCTCAAGCGGGCAACGATATGAAAGCGCTGGGACAGGCGGAAAGCGGGCTGCGCAGCAGCCTCGGCCAGTTATTTGCCCTGGCGGAAGGCTACCCTGAACTGAAAGCTGATCAGAGCTTCAGCCAGTTGCAGAACCGGATCTCGTCACTGGAAAATGCGATTGCCGATCGCCGAGAAGTCTACAATGAGGCGGTGAACAACAATAATGTCCGCATCGAGCAGTTTCCCGACGTACTGGTAGCCAGGCTGTTTAACTTCTCCGCATTTGAGTTATTGGAATTCGACAAGGCGCAGTTGAAGGACGTGAATATCAAGTCGCTGTTTGGTCAATAAGGTACTGTGAACAGCGATCTTATCGGGCTCGGAATACTTGCACTGGTCGGCGTATTCTGTGGCGCCGCCAGTCTCTCGCAACTGCGTCGCGCGCGCATCATCGAAGACACCCCCACCTCCAAAATTCGCTCGGCACATCAGGGCTACGTCGAACTGATTGGCAGCGCGATGCTGCCTGAGAACGAAGCTCCGCTGTTAAGTACATTGGCCGGAGAACCCTGCCTGTGGTTTCGCTATCGAATAGAGCGCTATGAACGAAGCGGCAAAAACAGTAGCTGGCGAACCATAGAAAGCCACAGCAGTACCCGCCCGTTCATATTGAGTGACGGCACCGGCATCTGCCTGGTCTACCCGGAGCGAGCCGAGGTCAAGAGCCACCGCCGCCGCCAGTGGCACGGTAGCAGTCGCCGCCCGTCACCGGGTATCTCCACCACCAGCCTGCTGCTCGGCAGACGCTATCGTTACACGGAGGAACGCCTCTGTGAAAATGACCTCATTTACGCGCTGGGCATTTTCGACACCCGCCATCCGCCCAGCGACACCGAGACCAATTCTGCACGCATGGCTGAAATTCTCTCGGAGTGGAAACAGGACTACGACCGTCTGGTCGCGCGCTTCGATCGCAATGGCGATGGCCTGATAAGCCCCGAAGAATGGGAGCTTGCGCGCCGTGAGGCCCTTCGCAAAGCCGAGCGGGAACAGCGCGGCAAGCCCTCGCTGGACGCGATCAACACCCTGCGTTATTCGCCCTCCAGGCAACAACCGTTTATTATCGCTACCTCTGAACCCGAATCACTCAGTCGACGCTACCGCTGGCAGTCACTGGCATGGCTATTGGGAAGCCTGGCATGCA comes from Spongiibacter tropicus DSM 19543 and encodes:
- a CDS encoding LemA family protein; this encodes MVVLAVAVFAVLYLILMYNGLVNLKHNVAKHRANIDVLLKQRNDELPKLVETCKQYMEFEQETLEKVIRARSQVASAQAGNDMKALGQAESGLRSSLGQLFALAEGYPELKADQSFSQLQNRISSLENAIADRREVYNEAVNNNNVRIEQFPDVLVARLFNFSAFELLEFDKAQLKDVNIKSLFGQ
- a CDS encoding GIDE domain-containing protein; translated protein: MNSDLIGLGILALVGVFCGAASLSQLRRARIIEDTPTSKIRSAHQGYVELIGSAMLPENEAPLLSTLAGEPCLWFRYRIERYERSGKNSSWRTIESHSSTRPFILSDGTGICLVYPERAEVKSHRRRQWHGSSRRPSPGISTTSLLLGRRYRYTEERLCENDLIYALGIFDTRHPPSDTETNSARMAEILSEWKQDYDRLVARFDRNGDGLISPEEWELARREALRKAEREQRGKPSLDAINTLRYSPSRQQPFIIATSEPESLSRRYRWQSLAWLLGSLACIAGVAWLVQSGAVSMTAG